The Streptomyces sp. NBC_00440 genome contains a region encoding:
- a CDS encoding acetyl/propionyl/methylcrotonyl-CoA carboxylase subunit alpha produces MHKVLIANRGEIAVRVARACRDAGITSVAVYAEPDRDAPHVRAADEAFALGGDTPGTSYLDMGKVLQAAKDSGADAIHPGYGFLSENAEFAQAVLDADLTWIGPPPQAIRDLGDKVAARHIAQRAGAPLVAGTPDPVEGSAEVVAFAQENGLPIAIKAAFGGGGRGLKVARTLEEIPELYDSAVREAVAAFGRGECFVERYLDKPRHVETQCLADQHGNVVVVSTRDCSLQRRHQKLVEEAPAPFLSQAQNAELYAASKAILKEAGYVGAGTVEFLVGVDGTISFLEVNTRLQVEHPVTEEVSGIDLVREMFRIADGEELGYDDPKLRGHSFEFRINGEDPGRGFLPAPGTVTTFAPPTGPGVRLDAGVESGSVIGPAWDSLLAKLIVTGATRQQALQRAARALEEFTVEGMATAIPFHRAVVTDPAFTSDPFRIHTRWIETEFVNEIPPFAPAGGDTDEDEAGRETIVVEVGGKRLEVSLPSSLGMTLARTGLAAGAKPKRRAAKKAGSAASGDSLASPMQGTIVKVAVEEGQEVKEGDLVVVLEAMKMEQPLNAHRSGTIKSLTAEIGASVSSGATICEIKD; encoded by the coding sequence GTGCACAAGGTGCTCATCGCCAACCGTGGCGAGATCGCTGTCCGTGTCGCACGGGCCTGCCGGGACGCCGGGATCACGAGCGTAGCCGTCTACGCCGAGCCGGACCGGGACGCACCGCACGTACGCGCGGCCGACGAGGCGTTCGCCCTGGGCGGTGACACCCCGGGCACCAGCTACCTGGACATGGGCAAGGTCCTGCAGGCCGCGAAGGACTCGGGCGCCGACGCCATCCACCCCGGATACGGCTTCCTCTCCGAGAACGCCGAATTCGCCCAGGCCGTCCTCGACGCGGACCTCACCTGGATCGGCCCCCCGCCTCAGGCCATCCGCGACCTCGGCGACAAGGTCGCCGCCCGCCACATCGCGCAGCGCGCCGGCGCACCCCTGGTCGCCGGCACCCCGGACCCGGTCGAAGGCTCCGCCGAAGTCGTGGCGTTCGCCCAGGAGAACGGGCTGCCGATCGCGATCAAGGCGGCCTTCGGCGGCGGCGGGCGCGGCCTCAAAGTCGCCCGCACCCTCGAAGAGATCCCCGAGCTCTACGACTCCGCCGTACGCGAGGCCGTCGCCGCGTTCGGGCGCGGTGAGTGTTTCGTCGAGCGCTACCTCGACAAGCCCCGGCACGTGGAGACCCAGTGCCTGGCCGACCAGCACGGCAACGTCGTCGTCGTCTCCACCCGTGACTGCTCCCTCCAGCGCCGCCACCAGAAGCTCGTCGAGGAAGCCCCCGCCCCGTTCCTGAGCCAGGCGCAGAACGCCGAGCTGTACGCGGCGTCCAAGGCGATCCTCAAGGAAGCCGGCTACGTCGGCGCGGGCACCGTGGAGTTCCTGGTCGGCGTCGACGGCACGATCTCCTTCCTGGAGGTCAACACCCGCCTCCAGGTCGAGCACCCCGTCACCGAAGAGGTCTCGGGCATCGACCTGGTCCGTGAGATGTTCCGTATCGCCGACGGCGAGGAACTCGGCTACGACGACCCGAAGCTGCGCGGTCACTCCTTCGAGTTCCGTATCAACGGGGAAGACCCCGGCCGCGGGTTCCTGCCCGCCCCCGGCACCGTCACCACCTTCGCCCCGCCGACCGGCCCCGGTGTCCGCCTCGACGCGGGCGTCGAGTCCGGCTCGGTGATCGGCCCCGCCTGGGACTCCCTCCTCGCCAAGCTCATCGTCACCGGCGCCACCCGCCAGCAGGCCCTCCAGCGCGCCGCCCGCGCCCTGGAGGAGTTCACCGTCGAGGGCATGGCCACCGCCATCCCCTTCCACCGCGCGGTCGTCACCGACCCCGCCTTCACCTCCGACCCGTTCCGTATCCACACCCGGTGGATCGAGACCGAGTTCGTCAACGAGATCCCGCCCTTCGCCCCCGCCGGCGGCGACACGGACGAGGACGAAGCAGGACGCGAGACGATCGTCGTCGAGGTCGGCGGCAAACGCCTGGAAGTCTCCCTGCCCTCCTCGCTGGGCATGACCCTGGCCCGCACCGGTCTGGCCGCGGGCGCCAAGCCCAAGCGCAGGGCCGCGAAGAAAGCCGGCTCCGCCGCGTCCGGCGACTCCCTCGCCTCCCCCATGCAGGGCACCATCGTCAAGGTCGCCGTCGAAGAAGGCCAGGAAGTCAAGGAAGGCGACCTCGTCGTCGTCCTCGAAGCGATGAAGATGGAACAGCCCCTCAACGCCCACCGCTCCGGCACCATCAAGAGCCTCACCGCCGAAATCGGCGCCTCCGTCTCCTCCGGCGCCACGATCTGCGAAATCAAGGACTGA
- a CDS encoding SDR family NAD(P)-dependent oxidoreductase — protein MTTTLITGANKGLGYETARRLIAAGHTVYLGSRNAERGRRAAEELGARAVQLDVTDDASVAAAAEVVEAGGGLDVLVNNAGIETRGENNTVLGPADVTADAMRTTFETNVFGPVRVLHAFLPLLRRSAAPVVVNVSSGLASLTRVSTPDDPAYAYPGVAYPASKTAVNMLTTQYAKAFPDLRINSVEPGFTKTDLNGNTGTQTVEQGAEIIVRMAQVGPDGPTGGFFDAEGTLPW, from the coding sequence ATGACGACAACACTGATCACCGGAGCGAACAAGGGTCTCGGGTACGAGACCGCCCGCCGCCTCATCGCCGCGGGCCACACCGTCTACCTGGGCAGCCGAAATGCCGAACGCGGGCGCCGGGCCGCCGAGGAACTGGGCGCGCGGGCCGTCCAGCTCGACGTCACCGATGACGCGTCCGTGGCGGCAGCGGCCGAGGTCGTCGAGGCCGGGGGAGGGCTCGATGTCCTGGTCAACAACGCCGGGATCGAGACGCGCGGCGAGAACAACACCGTGCTCGGCCCCGCGGACGTGACAGCCGACGCGATGCGCACCACGTTCGAGACGAACGTCTTCGGTCCGGTGCGGGTCCTGCACGCCTTCCTTCCCCTGCTGCGCCGCTCGGCTGCCCCGGTGGTGGTCAACGTGAGCAGCGGTCTTGCCTCACTGACCCGGGTCAGCACCCCGGACGACCCTGCGTACGCGTACCCGGGTGTCGCCTACCCGGCGTCGAAGACGGCGGTCAACATGCTCACCACGCAGTACGCGAAGGCCTTCCCGGACCTGCGGATCAACTCGGTGGAGCCCGGCTTCACCAAGACCGACCTGAACGGGAACACGGGCACCCAGACCGTCGAGCAGGGCGCCGAGATCATCGTGCGCATGGCCCAGGTGGGGCCGGACGGCCCGACGGGGGGATTCTTCGACGCCGAGGGCACCCTGCCCTGGTAG
- a CDS encoding carboxylesterase family protein, protein MTGSGAGLTRTGPDAGPAGAGRTGTEPVRTGPIRYATAERFGRPRPVAAGDTRPSSGEICPQPPSRLDAVMGPPHDSRPQGEDCLNLTVTTPAADGGARPVMVWFHGGGFSSGAGLMDWYDGSALAAQGDVVVVGVNYRVGALGYLCLDGVSEGNLGLYDQLEALRWVREHIAEYGGDPGSVTVFGQSAGGISIRLLMEMDEARGLFGRAILQSAPLALTERSRDDSAELGRIFADHLAARGESPSTAGHAALLEAQRETAVAHLLRSGSAMEPPFSPVDGVLARNGAAFAENVRGLDVLYGWNADDMTAFPGVEGDPAELTARMYAAPLAELGERLVRAGARVHAYRLDWRPAGSAFGATHCVELPLLLGGRAAWQGAPMLGSTPSHEVDALGAALRATWLGFVRTGVPGAAPGPLHCSDGPVPGR, encoded by the coding sequence ATGACGGGCTCCGGCGCAGGGCTGACCCGGACCGGACCGGACGCAGGACCGGCCGGCGCAGGACGGACCGGCACCGAGCCGGTCCGGACGGGTCCCATCCGCTATGCGACGGCCGAACGCTTCGGGCGGCCGCGCCCCGTGGCGGCGGGTGACACCCGCCCCTCCAGCGGCGAGATCTGCCCGCAACCGCCGTCCCGGCTCGACGCGGTGATGGGTCCGCCCCATGACAGCCGCCCCCAGGGCGAGGACTGCCTGAATCTGACGGTCACCACCCCGGCCGCCGACGGCGGGGCGCGCCCCGTGATGGTCTGGTTCCACGGCGGCGGGTTCAGCAGTGGTGCCGGGCTCATGGACTGGTACGACGGCAGCGCGCTCGCCGCCCAGGGCGACGTGGTGGTCGTCGGCGTCAACTACCGTGTCGGGGCCCTCGGTTACCTCTGCCTCGACGGTGTCAGCGAGGGGAACCTCGGCCTGTACGACCAGCTCGAAGCGCTCCGCTGGGTGCGGGAGCACATCGCGGAGTACGGGGGCGACCCCGGCAGCGTCACCGTGTTCGGCCAGTCGGCGGGCGGGATCTCGATCCGGCTGCTCATGGAGATGGACGAGGCCCGCGGGCTCTTCGGCCGGGCGATCCTGCAGAGCGCCCCGCTGGCGCTCACTGAGCGGTCCCGCGACGATTCCGCTGAGCTCGGCCGGATCTTCGCGGACCACCTCGCCGCGCGGGGCGAGTCCCCTTCGACGGCGGGCCACGCGGCGCTCCTGGAGGCGCAGCGGGAGACCGCGGTGGCCCATCTGCTCAGGTCGGGCAGCGCGATGGAGCCTCCGTTCAGCCCGGTCGACGGCGTGCTCGCCCGGAACGGTGCGGCCTTCGCGGAGAACGTCCGCGGCCTGGACGTCCTGTACGGCTGGAACGCCGACGACATGACCGCCTTCCCCGGCGTGGAGGGCGATCCGGCGGAACTCACCGCGCGGATGTACGCCGCCCCGCTCGCGGAGCTGGGCGAACGGCTCGTACGGGCCGGTGCCCGCGTGCACGCCTACCGCCTCGACTGGCGCCCGGCGGGCTCGGCATTCGGCGCGACGCACTGCGTCGAACTGCCGCTGCTGCTGGGCGGCAGGGCGGCCTGGCAGGGTGCCCCGATGCTGGGCAGCACGCCCTCGCACGAGGTCGACGCGCTCGGCGCCGCACTGCGCGCCACCTGGCTCGGCTTCGTACGGACCGGAGTTCCCGGCGCGGCGCCCGGCCCGCTGCACTGCTCCGACGGGCCGGTACCGGGCCGGTAA
- a CDS encoding DeoR/GlpR family DNA-binding transcription regulator has product MFAAERRQLILEMVRANGAVSLRELARVVQTSEVTVRRDVRALEAEGLLDRRHGGAVLPGGFTRESGFPQKSHLATAEKTAIADLAAGLVEEGEAIVVGAGTTTQELARRLARVPGLTVVTNSLLVAQALAHANRVEVVMTGGTLRGSNYALVGSGAEQSLQGLRVSRAFLSGSGLTAERGLSTSNMLSASVDRALVQAAAEVVVLADHTKLGTDTMFQTVPTDVITRLVTDEPSAQDDRAATELQALADQGVQIAVAGPGGGAGSGAGGETTPAGRPPRRDMPLPGQRRTHPGGPGPQPLRSAVSLAEQQQQARVADMRRR; this is encoded by the coding sequence GTGTTCGCTGCTGAACGTCGCCAATTGATCCTTGAAATGGTGCGTGCCAACGGGGCCGTGTCGCTCCGTGAGCTCGCCCGTGTCGTCCAGACCTCCGAAGTGACCGTACGGCGGGACGTGCGGGCACTGGAGGCAGAAGGACTCCTCGACCGCCGCCATGGCGGTGCGGTACTGCCGGGTGGTTTTACGCGAGAGTCCGGCTTTCCGCAGAAATCCCATCTCGCGACCGCCGAGAAGACGGCCATCGCCGATCTCGCCGCCGGGCTCGTCGAAGAAGGCGAAGCCATCGTGGTGGGCGCGGGGACGACCACACAGGAGCTGGCCCGCCGGCTCGCACGCGTCCCCGGACTGACGGTGGTCACCAACTCCCTCCTGGTGGCCCAGGCGTTGGCCCATGCCAACCGGGTCGAGGTGGTGATGACCGGTGGCACGCTGCGCGGGTCCAACTACGCGCTGGTGGGAAGCGGAGCCGAGCAGTCCCTCCAGGGGCTGCGGGTCTCCCGCGCCTTCCTCTCCGGCAGCGGGCTGACCGCCGAGCGCGGCCTTTCCACCTCCAACATGCTCTCGGCCAGCGTCGACCGGGCGCTGGTCCAGGCCGCCGCGGAGGTCGTCGTCCTCGCGGACCACACCAAGCTGGGCACCGACACCATGTTCCAGACCGTGCCGACAGATGTGATCACCCGGCTGGTCACCGACGAGCCGTCCGCCCAGGACGACCGTGCGGCAACGGAGTTGCAGGCGCTGGCCGACCAGGGCGTGCAGATCGCGGTGGCCGGGCCGGGAGGTGGCGCGGGCTCCGGAGCGGGCGGTGAGACCACCCCTGCCGGGCGACCGCCCCGCAGGGACATGCCGCTCCCCGGGCAGCGGCGTACGCACCCGGGCGGACCGGGGCCGCAGCCGCTGCGCAGCGCGGTCTCGCTCGCCGAGCAGCAACAGCAGGCGCGGGTGGCCGACATGCGCCGGCGCTAG
- a CDS encoding NAD(P)H-quinone dehydrogenase gives MTRIVIIGGGPGGYEAALVGAQLGAEVTVVDCDGLGGASVLTDCVPSKTLIATAEVMTTFDSSYEELGIIVADDTPPLEQAARVVGVDLGKVNRRVKRLALAQSHDITASVTRAGARVMRGRGRLVGQQAMDGSRQVVVTAADGTEETLTADAVLLATGGHPREIPDAQPDGERILNWTQVYDLDELPEELIVVGSGVTGAEFAGAYQALGSRVTLVSSRDRVLPGEDPDAAAVLEDVFRRRGMNVMARSRAAAAKRVGDRVEVTLADGRVISGTHCLMAVGAIPNSAGMGLDEAGVRLKESGHIWTDKVSRTSAPGVYAAGDVTGIFALASVAAMQGRIAMYHFLGDAVQPLNLKTVSSNVFTDPEIATVGYTQADVDSGKIEARAVKLPLLRNPRAKMQGIRDGFVKIFCRPGTGIVVGGVVVSPRASELIHPISIAVDNNLTVEQIANAFTVYPSLSGSIAEVARQLHTRKMAGEA, from the coding sequence GTGACCCGGATCGTGATCATCGGCGGCGGACCTGGCGGATATGAGGCTGCCCTGGTGGGCGCCCAGCTCGGCGCGGAGGTGACCGTCGTCGACTGCGACGGTCTCGGCGGGGCATCCGTGCTCACCGACTGCGTGCCCTCCAAGACTCTGATCGCCACGGCCGAGGTGATGACGACCTTCGACTCTTCGTACGAGGAGTTGGGCATCATCGTCGCCGACGACACCCCGCCGCTGGAACAGGCGGCCCGGGTGGTCGGCGTGGACCTCGGCAAGGTGAACCGGCGGGTCAAGCGGCTCGCGCTCGCCCAGTCCCACGACATCACCGCATCGGTCACCAGGGCCGGCGCCCGGGTGATGCGCGGCCGCGGCCGGCTCGTCGGGCAGCAGGCGATGGACGGTTCCCGCCAGGTGGTCGTCACCGCCGCGGACGGCACCGAGGAGACGCTGACGGCCGACGCGGTCCTGCTCGCGACCGGCGGCCACCCCCGGGAGATCCCGGACGCGCAGCCGGACGGCGAGCGCATCCTGAACTGGACACAGGTGTACGACCTGGACGAGCTCCCCGAGGAGCTCATCGTGGTCGGGTCCGGTGTCACCGGCGCCGAGTTCGCGGGCGCCTACCAGGCGCTCGGCTCGCGCGTCACGCTCGTCTCCAGCCGTGACCGGGTGCTCCCCGGCGAGGACCCGGACGCCGCCGCGGTCCTGGAGGACGTGTTCCGCCGCCGGGGCATGAACGTGATGGCCCGCTCGCGCGCCGCCGCCGCCAAGAGGGTGGGGGACCGGGTCGAGGTCACCCTGGCCGACGGCCGGGTCATCTCCGGCACGCACTGCCTGATGGCGGTCGGCGCCATCCCCAACAGCGCGGGCATGGGCCTGGACGAGGCCGGGGTCCGGCTCAAGGAGTCCGGCCACATCTGGACCGACAAGGTCTCCCGTACGAGCGCCCCCGGCGTCTACGCGGCCGGTGACGTCACCGGGATCTTCGCTCTCGCCTCGGTCGCGGCCATGCAGGGCCGCATCGCGATGTACCACTTCCTCGGTGACGCGGTGCAGCCGCTGAACCTCAAGACGGTCTCCTCCAACGTCTTCACCGACCCGGAGATCGCCACCGTCGGTTACACCCAGGCCGACGTCGACTCGGGCAAGATCGAGGCGCGGGCCGTCAAGCTGCCGCTGCTGCGCAACCCGCGCGCCAAGATGCAGGGCATCAGGGACGGCTTCGTCAAGATCTTCTGCCGTCCCGGTACCGGCATCGTGGTCGGCGGGGTGGTCGTGTCCCCGCGGGCCAGCGAGCTGATCCACCCGATCTCGATCGCGGTCGACAACAACCTGACGGTGGAGCAGATCGCGAACGCCTTCACCGTGTACCCGTCGCTCTCCGGCTCGATCGCCGAAGTGGCACGGCAGTTGCACACCCGGAAGATGGCCGGCGAGGCCTGA
- a CDS encoding gamma-glutamylcyclotransferase: MSLYAAYAGNLDARLMSRRAPHSPLRGTGWLNGWRLTFGGEQMGWEGALATLVEAPRSQVFVAVYDIAPMDQDSMDRWEGVGLDIYRRMRVRVDTLEGEEPAWIYVLNGYEGGLPSARYLGELADAAESAGAPHDYVMELRKRPC, from the coding sequence ATGTCGCTCTACGCCGCGTACGCCGGCAACCTCGACGCGCGGCTGATGAGTCGCCGCGCTCCGCACTCCCCCCTGCGCGGCACCGGCTGGCTCAACGGCTGGCGGCTGACCTTCGGCGGGGAGCAGATGGGCTGGGAGGGCGCGCTCGCCACGCTGGTGGAGGCCCCGCGCTCGCAGGTCTTCGTCGCTGTGTACGACATCGCCCCGATGGACCAGGACTCGATGGACCGCTGGGAGGGCGTCGGCCTCGACATATACCGGCGGATGCGGGTCCGGGTGGACACCCTGGAGGGCGAGGAGCCCGCCTGGATCTACGTACTGAACGGGTACGAGGGCGGGCTGCCGTCGGCGCGGTACCTGGGCGAGCTGGCCGACGCGGCCGAGTCCGCCGGCGCGCCGCACGACTATGTGATGGAGCTCCGCAAGCGCCCCTGCTGA
- the pip gene encoding prolyl aminopeptidase — protein sequence MGELYAPIEPYDKGMLDVGDGNLVYWEVCGNPAGKPALVVHGGPGSGCGPQARQFFDPDRYRVVLFDQRGCGRSTPHASDPATDMRHNTTQHLISDMERLREHLGVDRWLLYGGSWGSTLILAYAQAHAQRVSEIVIPAVTTTRRSEVDWLFRGVGRYFPEQWERFLAGAPGTPRDGDVVAAYARLAEDPDAAVREKATADWCAWEDTVLSGETKGASNPYGDRPAAAQLALVRICSRYFSHGAWLEEGTLLRNAHRLAGIPGVLIHGRLDMGGPLDTAWELARAWPDAELIVVSDAGHLGSATTRGHILEALNRFARQE from the coding sequence ATGGGCGAGCTGTACGCACCGATCGAGCCGTACGACAAGGGAATGCTCGACGTCGGCGACGGCAACCTCGTGTACTGGGAGGTCTGCGGCAATCCGGCCGGGAAGCCGGCACTCGTCGTCCACGGCGGGCCGGGGTCGGGGTGCGGCCCGCAGGCACGCCAGTTCTTCGACCCGGACCGGTACCGGGTCGTCCTGTTCGACCAGCGCGGCTGCGGACGCAGCACACCGCACGCGAGCGACCCCGCGACCGACATGCGGCACAACACCACCCAGCACCTGATCTCCGACATGGAGCGGCTGCGCGAACACCTGGGTGTCGACCGGTGGTTGCTGTACGGCGGCTCATGGGGCTCCACGCTGATCCTGGCCTACGCCCAGGCGCACGCCCAGCGGGTGTCGGAGATCGTCATCCCCGCTGTCACCACCACCCGGCGTTCCGAGGTCGACTGGCTGTTCCGGGGCGTCGGCCGCTACTTCCCCGAGCAGTGGGAACGCTTCCTGGCAGGAGCTCCCGGCACACCGCGGGACGGCGACGTCGTCGCGGCCTACGCACGCCTCGCCGAGGACCCGGACGCCGCCGTACGGGAGAAGGCGACGGCCGACTGGTGTGCCTGGGAGGACACGGTCCTGTCCGGGGAGACGAAGGGCGCGTCCAACCCGTACGGCGACCGCCCGGCGGCAGCCCAGCTGGCCCTGGTACGCATCTGCTCGCGCTACTTCTCCCACGGCGCCTGGCTGGAGGAGGGGACGTTGCTGCGCAACGCCCACCGCCTGGCCGGTATCCCCGGCGTACTGATCCACGGCAGGCTGGACATGGGCGGCCCGCTCGACACGGCGTGGGAACTCGCGCGCGCCTGGCCCGACGCGGAGCTGATCGTCGTCAGCGACGCGGGCCATCTGGGCAGCGCGACCACACGCGGCCACATTCTCGAAGCCCTCAACCGGTTCGCCCGCCAGGAATGA
- a CDS encoding purine-nucleoside phosphorylase produces MNASVNPDIQGAADNPTVAADAAATRLRELTGAETHDVALVMGSGWAPAVDALGTPVADFAVTELPGFPPPVVEGHGGRIRSYAVGGKRALVFLGRTHYYEGRGVAAVSHGVRTAVAAGCKTVVLTNGCGGLRPGMRPGQPVLISDHINLTATSPIIGANFVDLTDLYSPRLRALCKEVDNTLEEGVYVQFPGPHYETPAEINMVRVLGGDLVGMSTVLEAIAAREAGAEVLGISLVTNLAAGLTGEPLNHEEVLQAGRDSATRMGALLSQVLERI; encoded by the coding sequence GTGAACGCTTCAGTTAACCCGGACATCCAGGGCGCCGCCGACAACCCCACTGTCGCCGCCGACGCCGCCGCCACCCGCCTCCGTGAACTCACCGGCGCAGAGACCCACGATGTGGCCCTCGTCATGGGCTCCGGCTGGGCGCCGGCCGTCGACGCACTGGGTACGCCCGTGGCCGATTTCGCCGTGACCGAACTGCCCGGGTTCCCGCCGCCCGTCGTCGAGGGCCACGGCGGCCGCATCCGCTCGTACGCCGTCGGAGGCAAGCGCGCGCTGGTCTTCCTGGGCCGTACCCACTACTACGAGGGCCGCGGTGTCGCCGCCGTCTCGCACGGCGTGCGTACCGCCGTCGCGGCAGGCTGCAAGACCGTCGTCCTGACCAACGGCTGCGGTGGTCTGCGCCCCGGGATGCGCCCCGGCCAGCCGGTCCTCATCAGTGACCACATCAACCTGACGGCCACCTCGCCGATCATCGGCGCCAACTTCGTGGACCTCACCGACCTGTACTCGCCGCGGCTGCGCGCGCTCTGCAAGGAGGTCGACAACACGCTGGAAGAGGGCGTGTACGTCCAGTTCCCCGGCCCGCACTACGAGACGCCCGCCGAGATCAACATGGTCCGGGTGCTCGGTGGCGACCTGGTCGGCATGTCCACGGTGCTGGAGGCCATCGCCGCACGCGAGGCCGGCGCCGAGGTGCTCGGCATCTCGCTGGTCACGAACCTGGCGGCCGGACTGACCGGCGAGCCGCTCAACCACGAAGAAGTACTGCAGGCCGGGCGGGACTCCGCCACGCGGATGGGTGCGCTGCTCTCGCAGGTGCTGGAGCGGATCTGA
- a CDS encoding phospho-sugar mutase, with protein MQQDLITRAKTWQAEDPDTDTRDELARLIEAAASGDTAELAARFSGTLQFGTAGLRGELGAGPMRMNRAVVIRAAAGLAAYLKAQGRAGGLVVVGYDARYKSADFARDTAAVMTGAGLRAAVLPRPLPTPVLAFAVRHLGAVAGVEVTASHNPPRDNGYKVYLGWGDPGTESGGGSQIVPPADTEIAAQIDAVRSLHDVPRPESGWEILGEDVLEAYLARTDAVLTPGSPRTARTVYTAMHGVGTETLLAAFARAGFPEPVLVTEQAEPDPAFPTVAFPNPEEPGAMDLSFATARRAAPDIVIANDPDADRCAVAVPYEGDWRMLRGDELGALLAAHLVRRGVTGTFAESIVSSSLLGRIAEAASLPYEETLTGFKWIARVEGLRYGYEEALGYCVDPDGVRDKDGITAALLVAELASVLKAEGRTLLDLLDELAVQHGLHATDQLSVRVEDLSVIADAMRRLREQPPTELAGLKVTSAEDLSNGTEHLPPTDGLRYHLEGARVIVRPSGTEPKLKCYLEVVVPVDSIGEVPAARTRADRVLTAIKADLSRAAGL; from the coding sequence GTGCAGCAGGACCTGATCACCCGCGCCAAGACCTGGCAGGCGGAGGACCCCGACACCGACACCCGCGACGAGCTGGCACGGCTCATCGAGGCCGCCGCCTCCGGGGACACCGCCGAGCTGGCGGCGCGCTTCAGCGGCACCCTCCAGTTCGGCACGGCCGGTCTGCGCGGCGAGCTGGGCGCGGGGCCGATGCGGATGAACCGCGCCGTCGTCATACGCGCCGCGGCCGGCCTCGCCGCGTACCTCAAGGCACAGGGCCGGGCGGGCGGCCTGGTCGTCGTCGGTTACGACGCCCGCTACAAGTCCGCGGACTTCGCCAGGGACACCGCGGCCGTGATGACCGGCGCGGGTCTGCGCGCCGCCGTGCTGCCCCGCCCGCTGCCCACCCCGGTGCTCGCCTTCGCCGTCCGCCACCTCGGCGCGGTCGCGGGCGTCGAGGTCACCGCGAGCCACAACCCGCCGCGCGACAACGGCTACAAGGTCTACCTCGGGTGGGGGGACCCCGGGACGGAGTCTGGGGGAGGTTCACAGATCGTGCCGCCCGCGGACACCGAGATCGCCGCGCAGATCGACGCGGTGCGGAGCCTGCACGACGTACCGCGCCCCGAGAGCGGCTGGGAGATCCTCGGCGAGGACGTCCTGGAGGCCTATCTGGCCCGTACGGACGCCGTGCTGACCCCCGGCTCCCCCCGCACCGCCCGCACCGTCTACACGGCGATGCACGGCGTCGGCACGGAGACCCTGCTCGCCGCGTTCGCCAGGGCCGGCTTCCCGGAGCCGGTGCTCGTCACCGAGCAGGCCGAGCCCGACCCGGCGTTCCCGACGGTCGCCTTCCCCAACCCGGAGGAGCCGGGCGCGATGGACCTCTCCTTCGCGACCGCCCGCCGCGCCGCCCCCGACATCGTCATCGCCAACGACCCGGACGCGGACCGCTGCGCGGTGGCCGTCCCGTACGAGGGCGACTGGCGGATGCTGCGCGGCGACGAACTGGGCGCGCTGCTCGCGGCGCACCTGGTCCGCCGCGGGGTGACGGGCACGTTCGCCGAGTCGATCGTGTCGTCGTCGCTGCTCGGCCGGATCGCGGAGGCGGCCTCGCTCCCGTACGAGGAGACGCTGACCGGCTTCAAGTGGATCGCCCGCGTCGAGGGCCTGCGGTACGGGTACGAGGAGGCGCTCGGCTACTGCGTCGACCCCGACGGCGTACGCGACAAGGACGGCATCACGGCGGCCCTGCTCGTCGCCGAACTGGCCTCGGTGCTGAAGGCCGAGGGCCGCACACTGCTCGACCTGCTCGACGAACTCGCCGTCCAGCACGGGCTGCACGCGACGGACCAGCTCTCGGTGCGCGTCGAGGACCTGTCGGTGATCGCGGACGCGATGCGCCGGCTGCGCGAACAGCCGCCGACGGAACTGGCGGGCCTCAAGGTCACCAGCGCCGAGGACCTGTCCAACGGCACGGAGCACCTCCCGCCCACGGACGGCCTGCGTTACCACCTGGAGGGCGCCCGGGTGATCGTCCGCCCGAGCGGCACCGAGCCGAAGCTCAAGTGCTACCTGGAGGTGGTCGTCCCGGTGGACTCCATCGGCGAGGTCCCGGCAGCCAGGACCCGGGCGGACCGGGTCCTGACGGCGATCAAGGCGGACCTGTCACGGGCGGCGGGACTGTAG
- a CDS encoding Maf family protein: protein MTAQRRLVLGSASPARLGLLRNAGLDPEVIVSGVDEDAISAPTPAELALVLAEAKARSVAARDTAAGALVIGCDSVLELDGEALGKPADAEEATARWLSMRGRAGVLQTGHCVIDTANGRSASATASTTVRFGEPTDAEIAAYVASGEPLHVAGAFTLDGRSAPFIDSIEGDPGNVIGLSLPLLRKLLAGLGVSLTDLWV, encoded by the coding sequence ATGACTGCTCAGCGCCGGCTCGTTCTCGGTTCCGCATCGCCCGCCCGTCTCGGACTGCTCCGCAACGCCGGTCTCGACCCCGAGGTGATCGTCAGCGGCGTGGACGAGGACGCGATCAGTGCGCCCACCCCCGCCGAGCTCGCTCTCGTACTGGCCGAGGCCAAGGCGCGCTCCGTCGCCGCCCGCGACACCGCGGCCGGCGCCCTCGTCATCGGCTGCGACTCCGTACTGGAGCTGGACGGTGAGGCGCTCGGCAAGCCCGCCGACGCCGAAGAGGCCACCGCACGCTGGCTGTCGATGCGCGGCCGGGCGGGCGTCCTGCAGACCGGCCACTGCGTCATCGACACCGCGAACGGCCGCAGCGCGTCGGCCACCGCCTCCACCACGGTCCGCTTCGGCGAGCCGACGGACGCCGAGATCGCCGCGTACGTGGCGAGCGGCGAACCGCTCCATGTCGCGGGGGCGTTCACCCTCGACGGCCGCTCGGCGCCGTTCATCGACTCCATCGAGGGCGACCCCGGCAACGTCATCGGCCTCTCACTGCCACTGCTGCGCAAGCTGCTGGCGGGCCTCGGCGTATCCCTGACGGACCTCTGGGTCTGA